AGATGTTCAAGAACATCGGAGCTCGACAAGTTCACATGAAGTCCTGTAACAAGCCCCCGAGGTTCAAATGCGGCCACTGCGACTTCCATTCtaccacaaaaaaaaacgtcaGGCTTCACTCTGTCGCTAAACATAGGAAGCAAAAGACGGAAATTATTGAACTTCATGATCCTAATTTAAGAAGAAGCAGCTTTCCTTGTCCCAATGCTGTTTGCAATAAAACTTTTGACACTCAAGAAAGAGTTACTTTTCATATTAAATATCGCTGCTGCAAATCTCCGAGGTTCAAGTGCTTCTATTGCgactttaaaagttattataagTATGAAGTTAAACTTCACAATAATTCCAAGCACGCGGATCGGCAGTTtcatgttattaaaattgaggaataatttttttttgtctttatattttcattcttcattgatatttatttcttctttcatttttcattttggtTTAGGGATTAGATTTTAAGATTTAGATATTATCCACCCCAGtgatgtttaaaattattaaatatatatttagaaaatatatataagctTGAAAagtgatactaaaaaattttatatttataaaaaatctatttttataaattgttggcaaaaaataaatttttgtcctTAGTTAAaagtaactaatttttttcaaaattaatttataaatgcaattttaatatttatttatcaataataatttttcaaaattattttcgaattatttcatgaaaaatcGAGTTAATTTCAtggagaaaaaaatctatttttggcaaaaaatgaatttttggaaaggatcaaaaattttcttggttgaaaaaagtaactaattttttttaaattaatttacaattgcaattttaacatttatttatcaataataattttttaaaaatgattattctGATAATTTAAGAGGTTATgagtgaaataaaattgtgcGCAGCCATTTTGTCGCTACTGCGCAACAGCTGATGCGCATCCCCACTCTAGCCTGCTCGTACTtcgtcataaaaaaattttctaacctttattactattaaaatttatcaaatgatttttaattataaaataaatgaaatatttttgaattatttcatgaaaaattgagttaatttcatggaaaaaaaatatatttttaaaaattgttgaaaaaaatgatgttttaaaaaggataaaaaattttctaagttaaaaaaagtaactaatttttttaaattaattaataatttcaattttaatatttatttatcaataataattttttaaaaattattattttaataatttaagagGTTATGAGTGAAATAAAAATGCGCGTAGCCTTTTTGTCGCTACTGCGCAACATCCGATGCGCATCCCCACTCTAGCCTACTCGTACTTCTTCATAAAAGAATTTTCTAACCTTTATTCCTATTAAAatttgtcaatttattttaaattataaaataagtgcaatatttaatgaaaaattgagttaatttcatgaaaaaaaaaaaaaaaaaaaaaaaaataaattttatctctattgtaataattagttaaaaaatcaagatatattaatgttataaaaaattatataatataaactatttttcttCAGTCTAATGttgaagtttaaaaataaaaataaatttataaaaaaataattgttaattttaatttaaatttttaaaagcttgaACACCAAACGCTTAGAAATTAACAAAAACTATTGTAGTAAAAATTAACACATTTTtaacaaagtaaaaattttttaatttgaaaatttaagaagAAATTCATTAATGAAATAGTCTTGTTTGTTTCAGAAGCACATCCCCAGCCGATAGTGCTGCGAAGAAGCCACGACCCGCCGTcgagaaagaagaaaaagcCTTCGAAGAACGCATCGGGAATGTGCTGTCCAAACCCGAACTGCGGAAGAAGATACTTATCCGCAAAATCTTTCTACATTCACACAAAGTACTACTGCAATCAGCCATCTAGGTACAAGTGCGGGTACTGCGAGTACCATTCCGCGGTGAAGAACTACGTAAAGGCGCATCTTACCGCGAAACACAAAGGCTTGGAGCTGAAAATTGACGAATTGTTCAATCCTTTTGAGCAAAAGCGAATTTATACTTGCCCGAATGATAATTGTAATAGAAGTTACAGCTCCGAGCAAAATGTAAAGCGACATTTGAAGTACGAGTGCGGAAAACCGGCGATGTTTATGTGCTTTTACTGCGATTACAAGTATTGCTTTAAAGCTACTATTAAGAAACACTGTAATAAACATCATCCGGGGCAGGACTTTAGATTTGTTACTTTAAAAGCTGAAGCggtgtgaatttttaaagatttacttgattcaaaagagCAATTTTTggaccaagaaaattattttattgatttaagaagaaattttttattcttcaaaattgttttcttggttcaagaatttttatcttgaaacaagttaatttttttttatcagtatgagcgtagaaaatttatgtattCGATAGAATATgtagtgaattattattattattattataatattgttattttataaatagcgCGCTTTTGAAGATTTAGGgattaattagaaataattataattttttactgaacgaaagaaaattttgattttgcgattttttgtttaaaaattcaaaatatttatttttatttagaatcttttttttttcatagaaaaaaaaatttttttaattttttataataattcctACTAGCACtgtgtgactgccgtgacttgtgaactagaaataatcaaaaaattgcgtTATTAAATagtgacttttgttaaattgcactgtattttcttaaatattgacgtttttaaagatataagctcattctgatgttacactcatcaaggcctttcatttgagtacccacatcaatttttcatatatttatatattatatatatgaaaaattgatgtgggtactcaaatgaaaggccttgatgagtgtaacatcgggatgagcttatattgttCAAAATCTCAATAGTTCTCTAGATAGAAAGGGGAAATGACctagataattaagaaatgtattttgagaactattgacatttttaaagatataaacttatcccgatgttattctcatcaagagctttcatttgagtacccacatgaatttttgatatatttttcatatatacatatatatatatatatatatatatatatatatatatatatatatatatatatatatatatatatatatatatatattatatataaatatataaaatatatgaaaaattgatgtgggtactcaaatgaaaggtcttgatgagtgtaacattggggtgagcttatatctttaaaaatctcaatagttctctagatacataatcaagaaatgaccttgtattttgtgaactattgacatttttgaagatataagttcatcccgatgttacactcatcaagagctttcatttgagtacccacatgcatttttgatatatttttcatacatacatatatataatatatataaatatatgaaaaattgatgtgggtacttaaatgaaagctcttgaggAGTGTAAcctcggaatgagcttatatctttaaaaatgtcaatagttcacaagatacaaggtcatttcttaattcttgtaaatttttacaaaaaaaaaaaacttgtagaccaattaaaaaaaattttcactcttTTGTTCAGTCCAGCTTTAAATAACTCGTATAACCCATGTATCCATAGAGTAGTTGAATAAAAATGGtgattgaatatattttatcattattaaattcCCCCAGTCtttaaaaaaaggtaaaaaaatttctaagaagagaaatttcttttcaaaaaTCCTTACTAACAAAATTCTACTAATGTTTCAGGGTTCAAAATGCCTGGAGTTGCGAATTTCGACCACTTCCAAGGCTACAGACTGCTTTGCCTCAACGAAAACTGCGAGAAGACCTTCAAAAACGAAGCAACAAGACAGTACCACATGAAACACACCTGCAATAGGCCTCCGAGGTTCAAATGCGCGTATTGCGGGCATACTTCTCACTTTTCGAAAGATATAAAGCGTCATTCTGAGTCGAAGCACCCTGGAATGTTCGCTAATATCTTGGAACTCTTCGACCCGGGtttgaaaatgaattttttcgattGTCCGTCGGTTTCTTGCgggaagaaatttaaatacgAGAGAAATTTGGTCGCTCATATAAAACACGAGTGCGGAAAGCCGCCAAAATTCAGGTGTTATTACTGCAATTTTCGGCATCATTTTAAACATGTCGCTAATCAACACTCTCTAAGGAAACATCCGTTGGAAAAAGTCAgaattattgaagaagaaattaattttaatcactagaaaatttatcaattttaagtttgtaaaaaaattaattgtatatttaaaaatttataaattaaatcttaGCACAAAGTAGCTCTAACATATACGggattgtaattgtaattataattataattttttatatcataaaaaattggattttacaataaaatgttttttaacaaaattatttttttgttttcagacCTTAAGTtcgtgaaaataaaattgggAAGCCATAGTCGGGACAAGTCGGAAGAAATCACCGGAAGATTCGCCTGCATGAACTCTAATTGCACCAAAACGTTTAAAACGGACCTGTCGCGCAGAGCCCACATGTCACAAATTTGCAATAAACCTCCGAGGTTCTATTGCGCGTATTGCGGGTACAAGGCGCATTACTCGAGGGATATCAAAAGACATAGCATTAGAGCGCACTCggaattaatgattaatattgttgacttgtataatttttaagtttaagaaattttttatctttttttgactgaaacttttttttatgcatattttatataacttaattatattttttaattttaactaatttgaaagcaaaatttctttagatgattcaaaattacgaatttttgtacaatttttttggttaaaaaataatcatgttatttaaatttgaaaaaaactaaaattttaatcaaattgataaaattgtgtttaaaatttggtaaaataccaaatttttGGTAAGTTTTtacaagttaaattttttttttcaattcgaaaaaagataaaatagaaattttatccaaaaacgtgaaaagcaatttttttttccaacttttaaaggcacaaaagctatcaaaatcttcattttttcctttcataacatttttaacttcccgctaagaaaattgaaaattttcaaaaatcgggaagttattggttttaccccgtttttcgaaaatcgagttttcatcagatctcgacgttttgaggtcctaggaagctttcctgactattcccgcgagggtgtcactatgtctgtatgtatgtgtgtgtgtaagtatgtaaacctcttataacttttgaacggttgaaccgatttcatcgcggttggtgccattcgaaagggcttcgccaaacttagatttcctgttaatttgaaccgattcggaccgatagattttgagaaatttggagaaatctaaaaaaaagtaggaaaaaaaattttttctgaagtggtttttttgggataacttttaaacggctcaaccgatcgattccaaaaactaatcagctctcaaccttgaaaaaccacgtcgatcgccgccaatccggtcaaaatcggttgattcgttcgagagatatcgtgaacgaaagaaaaccgaaaaaagtgttttttcagagttactccgaaatttctagtttgaccaattgaaacttagaaattatttataaggcttaaaaaactacgtagaatgccgccaaccgcgtaaaa
The sequence above is drawn from the Cotesia glomerata isolate CgM1 linkage group LG4, MPM_Cglom_v2.3, whole genome shotgun sequence genome and encodes:
- the LOC123264139 gene encoding cell wall transcription factor ACE2-like encodes the protein MLILTIKYDTKDPLFLVKYENLMPNEEFLKISNTLLACMNPNCDKMFKNIGARQVHMKSCNKPPRFKCGHCDFHSTTKKNVRLHSVAKHRKQKTEIIELHDPNLRRSSFPCPNAVCNKTFDTQERVTFHIKYRCCKSPRFKCFYCDFKSYYKYEVKLHNNSKHADRQFHVIKIEE